DNA from bacterium:
CTCATCAACTTCGCTGATCTTGCCCTCCAAATCCTTAAACGGACCGTCAACAATGACCACTGGATCTCCTACATCTAGGTCGATTTTGTGCTTCACCGTATCCGTATTCATACGTTTGAAGAGCGCATCAACTTCATCTTTGGAAAGCGGGACCGGGTTAACGCCTGCTCCGACAAAACCGGTAACACGGGGTGTGTTCCGCACCACATACCATGAATCATCGGTCACGATCATATCCACAAGAACGTATCCCGGATATATTTTCTCCTCCACCTCGACGCGCTTTCCACCCTTGATCTTTATTTTTTTCTCTATGGGAACAATAACATTAAAAATTTTGTCTTCCATGCCAAGTGACTCAATGCGCTGTTTAAGATTCCTCATTACCGCGTTTT
Protein-coding regions in this window:
- the nusG gene encoding transcription termination/antitermination protein NusG, which gives rise to MSKQEGTTERNWYAIHTYVGYENAVMRNLKQRIESLGMEDKIFNVIVPIEKKIKIKGGKRVEVEEKIYPGYVLVDMIVTDDSWYVVRNTPRVTGFVGAGVNPVPLSKDEVDALFKRMNTDTVKHKIDLDVGDPVVIVDGPFKDLEGKISEVDEERGRIKVLVSMFGRETPVELDFLQVKKS